TGCAATACACCTTTTAAGCAGCAGATGGCGCTGACGGGTGACCTTGTCTTCTCCCAGATCACGGTCCACCGCGGGGACGAGTGCGCCCTGCTCAACAACTCCCAGCCGTACAAGTGGCGAGTGCTGAACCGCCACGGCAGCGAGGCCACGGTGCCGTCCATCTGCTTCTTGGTTCCGCCCACCAACAAGGACGCCGTCAACAGCGTCACCGGGTGAGGACGCCAGGACGTCCGTCGTCTGGGCAACTTTTTAAACCGCAATTAGCGCTGACCCGTGGTGCCCCTTGTTCTCAGGCTGGACGGGAACCTGCAAAAGCTGCAGACGATGTGGCAGAGCTTGTTTGTGGACCTGAGGAGTCTGCTGTCTTGGCAGTACCTCATGCGAGACATCCACATCATCAAGACCTGGAACATCTCCATGGTAACGCCAACATCCCTATCAGGGGGGGTCCCAAAGAAAATTGAATTTTGGGTCCCTCTATTGCTGCCGATaagttcatttttaatgaactAATTTATTTATCATGCATATACCTACTATAAAttcagtttagttttttttcatctccaGAGGTAGCTACAAGAGCAGACAACATTCCGAGTGATAAAGCACTGAGCGGGATACTGAATATTATCTCTGCCGACTAAAAGTAACACAAATACCAGCAGAAAAGCCAATTGACCATCCGTGTActgtcaaaatgtcatctgcTTTATTACTTTGGGTTttaaaagcacaaaaacaaataagatcacTTGTCGATCGGTGTGTGACGGGCTTTAGGTGtgtaaaaataactttcaaatgtacaaaatagAGGATGAAATAATGACCGATAACAGATAAATACTAcaacttgtttaaaaaataagtgTGTCTTAAAACCCTGTCAAAATGTGCAAAAGCTTTAGttcatgtttaaaataaacGACCGTAATCCAAACGCAGTTGACCGCTAATCGCTCTCGGGGGGCCCCCTATTGGTCGCAGGCCCGAAGCCGTCGCTCGGTTTGCTCCCGGCGTCCGATTCCTCCAGCTAAAAGCCGCGCGGCGCGACCGCGGCGACTGTCCGCGAAGGTTCTCCTCTGCTCGGAGACGGCGCTGCGCAGCGGAGGCTGCCGATTGTCCGCGAGGCTCGCCGTCCTTCCAAATCGTCTCCTTGAGTCTCCTTGGTGGTTCTCTTTGCCAGTTCAAGACGCTGACGGTGGAGGAGTACCGGCTGGCCCTGAGGAACCTGGAGCAGCACTACCAGGACTTCCTGAGGGACAGCCAGGACTCTCAGGCCTTCGGGGCCGAGGACCGCATGCAGGTGGAGTCCAGCTACAACAAGGCTAACCGGCACTACAACACGCTGGTCAGCACCGCAGAACAAGGTGAGTTCGTCGTCGTGTTTCCACACCATGTGGCTGCTTTTTGTTACCAAAGTATGGaattcattgttttctttttgttattgtaAGACCATAAacacatcaatcaatcaatcaatcaatcacacgATTGATGAATAAGTTGACTGTTGGCTTCAAATTACAGGCTACGTGCCACCCAAGACGGGTAAGGTGCTTGCCTCCATCCTCGTGCCACCCAGTTTGTGTCAGTGTGTGGTTGTGCGTTCCCATGTATCCTGTTGTGTCCTAGTGTGTCCCAGTGGTGTTGTTGTGTGTCTGGTCCAGGATGTGTGACCTTCTCAGAGTGTGTGTTTGCCATGGCAGGACTGTGCGCTGTTGTGCTTCCGATCATTCCGTTCATGCGTTCGCTAATTAACCTTTccggtcatcatcatcatcatcatcatcatcattgaaTTTTCTCCTAACGGCACTCGTCATGGCTTTGAATGTCAACGGACCTCCACACGGAGGACCGTCTAATCACGCATGAAGTCAACTGATGATCGTTCTCAATCTCTCACATGATTTCACGTGAATGAATGTTTAATCCCCGTCAAACTTTTTATCTTCAATACAAAGTCCTAGTTGATTTGACGGCCGGATGCTAAGTGCTcctgcctggttttctccacccaACAGGAGAGCAGGACGAGTCGGTGTGCAGGATTTACCTGAGCAAGCTCAAGGACCTACGCCTGAGGCTGGAGGGCTGCGAGAACCGAACGGTGACGCGACTTCGCCAGCTGGCCGACAAAGAACCGCTCAAAGCCTGCGCCCTAAAGACCACCGAGCAGATGGTGAAGATCCGAAATGGAGACGGTCTCGTCCCGACTGCTTCAACAATTCTCGTTCCTGTTGACAGAAAGTCCAAACCGAGCTGGAAGGCCTGAAGAAAGAACTGAACTCCGTTGCCGAGAAGGCGGAGGAGGTTCTGTCCTCGCCTCAAACATCCAGCTCCGGCCCCTTGCTGCGTTCGGAACTTGACGGCACGCAGAAGAAGATGGACCACGTCTACGGCCTCTCGTCCATCTACCTAGATAAGTAAGGCTCCCTCGGTTTAGGTTTCTGACACATCAGCCTGGCGCTAGCTAACGTCCTCGTTCTCAGGCTGAAGGCCATCGACGCGGTGATCAGGAAAACCAGCGACGCCGAGGAGACGCTGAAGAGCTACGAGACTCGTCTGCTGGATGTTCACAAAGTCCCGACCGAGGAGAAGGAGGCGGAGAAGCATCAGAGCCAGATAAAGGTATCAGCTGGAGTTACTCCTTTCGCGCGGGTCGAAGTCGCAAGGGTTCGGCTTTTCCGGCTTCAGAGGTAGCGTAAAGGATAGCGTAAAGACTGGAAACGGTGTGCGAAGTTTAACACCCGACACTGCTCAAAAGCTGACATCTAATTGTCTGAGTAGCCATCAGGCACAAGCCCCCCCCCTCTGTGGGAAAGGTACCGACACGGAACGGAGGGTTGAAGTCAACCCGCATATAGCTCGGATTCTGGCGTAGTAGCAGAGGTGCGCCGGCGGCTCTGTGTAAGGGGAGAGCAAAAACCGTGACGAGGGAGATTCACTGCACAGAGAAACGGACCGATAGAATTTTGCATGTACTCTGTAGCTAAGGTTAGAAGTCCAAGTGAAGACTTGTTAGTGGAGCTTTCATCTTTGAGCTTGAATTCCAATGATTTCCCTtcaacagaaaatgaaaacagagTCCGAAGCGGACCAGGCCGTGTTTGACCGCCTGCAGGACGAGCTCAAGCGGGCGTCGGCCGTCCACGACAAGATGACGCGCGTCCACAGCGAGCGCGACGCCGAGCTGGCCCACTATCGCCACCTGGCGGCCGGCCTGCAGGACCGCTGGCAGGCGGCGTTGGCTCAGCTGGAGGTCCGAAAGCAGGAGCTGGAGCTGATCCGACGCCACATGAGCGCCTACCGCGACGGCTACGAGTGGCTCGTGCGCTGGCTGGCGGACGCCAAGCGGCGCCAGGAGGAGATCCAAGCGCTGCCCGTCAGGGACGGAGCGGCGCTGAAGGAGCAATTGGCTGAGGAAAAGGTATTTCAAACGCATTCCCGAGACACTTCATTAAGTGAGCGTCCCAAAAATCACTAAGTCGCGCTTGTGGAAAGCTTGACAAATTCAGCCCCTGACGCCAGTTTCACCAAACAACACGAAATTTGGTGCACGAGTCTGTCTGctggttgggggaaaaaaaaatgttgctcatgtgtctttgaaaaataatgaatagTCAACGCGATTGAGTATTTCGTGTTTCGTTTCACAAAGAAACTTCTGGACGACATCGAGAAGAACAAGGACAAGATCGACAAGTGCCAGAAAAATGCCAAAGACTACATTGACTCTGTCAAGgtgcgtgtctgcgtgggtGGTGTGGGTGGTGTGGGTGGTGTTTCAAATTGTTGTGGAAAAACTCGTTTGTCCTTTTAGGATTACGAGCTTCAGCTCCTGACCTACAAAGCCCTGCAGGACCCGGCTGCCTCGCCACTGAAGAAACCCAAATTGGAGTGCGCCTCTGACGACATCATCCAAGAGGCAGGTTTTCTCCGGCAAGACGGtgcaaacaaattgaaatgaaacatACGAGTTGACGACTTGTTTAACTGTGttcctgcttctttttttttgtttttttgttttttttttctctccagtaCGTCACGTTAAGAACCCGTTACAGCGAGCTCATGACGCTCGTCAGCCAGTACATCAAGTTCATCACGGACACACACCGCCGCCTGGTGGACGATGAGGTAACTACAAGCTCTGTCACAATATGTGAACTTAAACTGCGCCATTTCGCTGGCAAGTTGGTGAATTACACTTTCGTCAACAATCTTTATCAAAAAATGTCACAGCATGCAATACCGTTTTTGTCTCATGTGGAGATCGCAAGTACTGATATAAGTGCAGAAAATATGAACCGTGTAAAATTGTGGCCTGTTccgcacacaaaaaatacaactagAAATCCGGAGTTCCGACATCAGACTCTCCAGTCTTGTGTAGTGTCGCCTTACATCGCAACACAACACTTCTCTCATTCCTTCGACAAAGTGTCTTGCAGCCGTCACGCGCTCGTTAAACTATTTTCGtttccttttcctttcctcTCAAAATGTTCCCGTTCTTATCGCTCAGCAGCCTCTCTCTGTTTGCTTTCCTTGCATGCTCGGTTGCTTGTTTTCCAGACTGCTTTCACTTTCccctcaggttttttttttttccccctttccctTTTGAACTGCTTGCCAGTGCTTTGTCGCGATGAATACTAATCTTCAGATGCATCTTTTTCTTAACAAAGGGGAGGTTCAGGATTGAAATGCTCAATTGAGCTGACGCATACTTTTGACTCTCAGTGGTTATTGCCCATTCGTCTAATTCTGCCAAGTAACTTGAATGTCATTTGTGGAGTTCAATGTGAAGACAAGGTCAACTGGTTTATGCCTTATTACATCAAGGATAAATGAATATGAAACCCTAAAAttgcatgaaaacaaagtgaattTGTGTTTATGTTGTGGAGTAAGAATTTTAGTTTGATGGACAATAACTTACGACGTTCAATGTTATCAAACAACAGCCTGTAACGCCTTCACTGACTGTTTACTAATACAGAAAGCCTCGGAGAAGCTGAAAGAAGCAGAGCAGAAGAGGCTGGCGGAGATTCAGGCCGAGTTGGACAAACAGAGGCAGCTGGCCGAGGCTCACGCTCAGTCTGTGGCCAAGGCCGAACAGGAGGCCGAGGCCCTCAAACTGAAGATGAAAGAGGAGGCCGGCAAAAGGCAAGACATCGCCGTGGACGGGGAGAGGCAGAAACAGAGCATCCAGCAGGAGCTGCACGAGCTCAAGAGTCTGTCGGAGCAGGAGATCAAGACCAAGAACGTGCAGCTTGAGGAGGCTCTGATCAGCCGGACCAGGATCGAGGAGGAGATACGCATCATCCGTCTCCAGCTAGAGACGACCATAAAGCAGAAGAGCACGGCCGACGTGGAGCTTCAGCAGCTCCGCGATAAAGCAGCCGACTCTGAGAAGCTCCGGAAAACTGCTCAGGAGGAGGCCGATAGGCTTCGCAAGCAGGTGGCCGAGGAGACTCAGAAAAAGAAGAACGCGGAAGACGAACTGAAGCGCAAAGCTGAGGCAGAGAGGGAGGCCTccaagaagaagcagaaggcCTTGGACGACCTAGAGAAGTTCAAGATGCAAGCAGAGGAGGCCGAGCGGCGCATGAAACAGGCAGAGGAGGAGAAACTCCGGCAGGTCAaggtggtggaggaggtggcGCAGAAGAGTGCCGCTGCACAGTTGCAGAGCACCTCCAAATCCTTCAGCGAAAGGGCGACCAAACTGGAGGAGTCCCTCAAGAAAGAGCAGGGCACCGTGCTCCAGTTGCAGGAGGAAGCCGATAAGCTCCGCAAACAGCAAGAGGAGGCCAGCAAAGCTCGGGAACAGGCAGAGAAGGAGCTGGAGATGTGGAGGCAAAAGGCCAACGAGGCTCTCCGCTTGAGGCTAAAAGCCGAGGAAGAGGCCCAGAGGAAGAGCCAGGCgcaggaggaagcagaaagGCAGAAATTGGAGGCAGAGCGTGACGCCAAGAAAAAAGCAAAGGCCGAAGAGGGCGCCCTCAAACAGAAGGAGAATGCGGAGAAAGAGCTGGACAAACAAAGGACTTTTGCTGAGCAGATTGCCCAGCAGAAACTGTCAGCTGAGCAAGAATGCATCCGCCTCAAGGCAGATTTTGAACACGCCGAGCAACAGAGGAGCCTCCTGGACAACGAGCTCCAGCGTCTGAAGAATGAGGTGAACACCGCTGAAAACCAGAGAAAGaagctggaggaggagctggCCAAGGTACGAAGCGAAATGGATGCCCTTCTCCAGATGAAGGTGAAAGCGGAGAAGGAGACGCTGTCTAACACGGAAAAGACCAAACAACTTCTCGAGTCGGAAGTCCTGAAAATGAAGCAGCTTGCCGACGAAGCGGCCAGGCTGAGGTCAGTGGCCGAGGAGGCCAAAAAGCAGAGGCAGCTTGCCGAGGAAGAGGCGGCCAAACAGCGAGCCGAAGctgagaaaatcctgaaggagaagtTGGCCGCCATCAATGAGGCGACCCGTCTCAAGACGCAAGCCGAGATCGCCCTGAAGGCCAAAGAGGCCGAGAACGAAAGGCTGAAAAGACAAGCTGAGGATGAAGCCTACCAGAGGAAGCTGTTGGAGGATCAGGCGGCTCAGCACAAACAAGACATTTCTGAGAAAATGCAACATCTGCAGAGCTCGTCTAACTCCGAATTGGAGCGACAGAAAACAATCATTGAGGAAACTCTCAGACAAAGGAAAGTGGTGGAGGAGGAGATCCACATCATCAGGATCAACTTTGAGAAGGCCTCAAAGGACAAATTGGATTTAGAGAACGAATTAAAGAAGCTGAAAGAGATTGCGGAAGCCACGCAAAAGAGCAAACTCAAAGCCGAAAAGGAAGCCGAGACTTTGAAGCAGCTCGCCGCAGATGAAGAGAAGAAGCGAAAGGAAGCCGAGGAGAAGGTTAAGAAGATCACGGCAGCAGAGGAAGAGGCGGCAAGGCAATGCAAAGCCGCTCAGGAGGAGGTGGAGCGTCTGAAAAAGAGGGCAGCGGAAGCAAACAAGCAGCGAGAGAAGGCAGAGAAGGACGCCGAGCAGCAGGTGCTCCTGGCGAAGGAGGCTGCGCAGAAATGCACCACCGCCGAGCAAAAAGCTCAAGATGTCCTCAGCAAGAACAAAGAGGGCGATCTCGCGCAGGAGAAGCTCAAGGAGGAGTTCGAGAATGCCAAAAAACTTGCACGAGAAGCTGAAAAGGCCAAAGAGAAAGCCGAGAAAGAGGCGGCACTGCACCGCCAGAAAGCCGAGGAGGCCGAGAAGCAGAAAAAAGCTGCAGAGGATGAAGCCGCCAAGCAGGCCAAAGCTCAGAAAGATGCCGAGAAACTGAGGAAAGAGGCCGAAAGGGAGGCCTCCAAGCGAGCGGAAGCCGAGGCCGCTGCTCTCAAGCAAAAGCAGCAGGCTGACGCAGAGATGACCAAGCACAAGAAGGAGGCCGAGCAGGCGCTGAAGCAGAAGTCGCAGGTGGAGAAGGAACTGTCAACTATCAAATTGCAGCTGGACGAAACCGACAAGCAGAAGGCCGTCTTGGATGAGGAGCTCCAGCGGGTGAAGGGCGAGGTCGACGACGCTATCAAACAGAAGGCGCAGGTAGAGGATGAACTTTCCAAAGTCAGGATTCAGATGGAGGAGCTTCTTAAGCTTAAGATACAAATTGAGAGCGAAAACAAGCGTCTCATGAAAAAGGACAAAGACAGCGCAAAGAAGCTGCTCGCGGATGAAGCCGAGAGGATGAAGATCCTGGCGGAAGAAGCAGCCCGGCTCAGTGCGGAGGCCGAGGAAGCCGCCAAGCTCAGAAAGACCGCTGAGTCTGACTTGGCTGAACAAAGGGCACTTGCAGAGAAAATGCTCAAGGAGAAAATGCAGGCCATCCAGGAGGCTACCAAGCTGAAAGCTGAGGCGGAGGACCTCCAGAGGCAGAAGGACAAGGCACAGGAGGCGGCCAAGAAGCTTCTGGAGGACAAACAGCAGATCCAGCAGCGGCTGGACGAGGAGACCGAAGGCTTCCAGAAATCCCTGGAGGCCGAGCGAAAGAGGAAGCAAGAGGTGTTAGCCGAGGCGGAGAAGCTGAAAGCGAAGGTGAAAGAGCTTAGCGACGCTCAGGCGAAAGCCCAGGaggaggccaaaaagttcaagaaGCAGGCGGCTGAGGCCAAAGCTCATCTGGAGGGCTCACAACAGAAAGCCACTGAAACTGTGGTGCAAAAGCTGGAGACTCAGCGACTGCAGAGTACCAGAGAAGCCGATGACCTCAAGAAAGCCATCATTGACCTGGAAAAAGAGAGGGAGAAGCTGAAGAAAGAGGCGGAGGAGCTTCACAAAAGTTCCAAAGAGGTActgtaacaaaaataatgaatattccaTAATGAAGTCACTGTATAGTTTActtacttattttcttttttacctaGATGGCCCTTGCCCAACAAGAGCAAATTGAGCAGCAGAAGGTCATTCTTCAGAAGACCTTCCTCACTGAGAAGGAGTTGCTGttgaaaagagaaaaggaaGTTGAAGATGAGAAGAAGCAGCTGGAGAAACAGTTCAAGGGTGAAGTGAGTAAGGCCAAGGCGCTCAAACAGGAGCAAGAGCGTCAGCAAAAGCTGATTGAGGATGAGCGGAACAAGCTCCAGGGCGTCATGGATGACGCCTTGAGGAAGCAGAAGGAAGCCGAGGCCGAGATGATGAAGAAGCAGAAGGAAATGGAggtgcttgaaaagaaaaggaacGAGCAAGAAAAACTGTTGGGAGAGGAGAACAAAATGCTGAGAGAGAAACTCAACAATCTCGAGATGGTGGCCAAAGGAAATGCAtctaaaataaaagaaattgagGTCCAGCCAGCGAGGGATGCTGGGGAGCAGTTGGTCTCCGCCACAGTGTCGGTGACCACAAAGAAAGTTTACAATGGCTCTGAAGTTGATGGCGTTTCGCCTTGGGCCTTTGATGGAATAAGAGAGAAAGTTCCTGTCGAGAGGCTTCATGACATCGGTGTCCTGACCAAAAAAGAGTTGGACAAACTTAAGAAAGGTAAAGTTTCAGTGCAAGACCTCACAAAGACGGACAAGATCCAGTCATGTCTTAAGGGTCAGAGCTGCATTGGCGGCATCTTGACTCCCTCAAAGGAAAAAGTGAGCATCTATCAGGCTATGAAAGACAACAAAATTACACCCAGTACAGCTACGACGCTGCTGGAAGCTCAGGCAGCTTCTGGCTACCTCGTAGATCCTGTTAAGAACAAACTCCTCTCTGTGGACGAGGCTGTAAAGGAGCAGTTGATTGGCCCTGAACTCCATGACAAAATGCTGTCTGCCGAGCGAGCTGCCACGGGCTACAAAGACCCTTTCACGGGAGACAGAATCTCCCTTTTTGAGGCCATGAAGAAAGACCTGATTGAGAAGGAGCAGGCTACCAGGTTCTTGGATGTGCAGCTTGCAACCGGCGGCATCGTTGACCCTATTAACAGCCACAGAGTCCCGCTGCAGACGGCCTACAAGCAAGGGCAGTTTGACGCCGACATGAATAAGCAAATGCCGGACTGCAAATTGTTTGTGGAGCCCAGCACCCAGGAGGCCCTCACCTACAAGCAACTACTGGACAAATGCACCAAGGATGCGGGGTCAGGCATGATGATTCTACCCGTGACTGAGAAAGCCGGCCAAAGCGAGAGAACGTACACAGATGCTGAGATGAAAGAAGTGTTCAGCACGTCCAACGTGGACGTGCCCTTTGGCAGGTTCAAAGGAAAGACGGTCACTATTTGGGAAGTGATCAACTCCGAGTATTTCACGGAAGAGCAGCGACGAGAGCTGATCCGCCAGTACAAGACGGGCAAAATCACGGTAGAGAAGATCATCAAAATTGTTATCACCGTTGTGGAGGACAAGGAGAAGAACAACGAAAACGTGCTGAATGGCCTGAGGGCCCCTGTGCCAGCCAGCGAACTTCTGGAGTCAAAGGTTATAAGCAAAGACCTATTTAACAAGCTAAGCAACGGCAAGATCACTGTCAAAGAGCTCTCTGAGATGGATCCTGTGAAGAAAGCACTCCAAGGAACACCGAGCATTGCTGGACTGTTTGACGAACCCACCAAGGAGAAAATGCCTTTCTATCAAGCGATGAAAAAAGAGCTCCTCTCACCGGAGACAGCTGTTCATCTTCTCGAGGCTCAAGCGGCTACCGGCTTTATAATCGATCCCATCAAAAACGAGCGGGTGCCTGTTGACGAAGCCGTCAAGGCTGGCTTGGTGGGCCCAGAACTCCACGAGCGACTGATGTCTGCGGAGCGAGCGGTTAGTGGCTACAAAGATCCTTACTCCGGCAAGAAGGTGTCTCTATTTGAAGCCATGAGTAAAGGTCTCATCAAGAGAGACCACGGCATCCGTCTGTTAGAAGCACAACTCTCCACAGGGGGAATTATTGATCCGGTCAAAAGCTACCGCGTCCCACACGAGGTTGCCTGCAAACGTAGCTATTTGGATGAGGAAACCAGCACAACCTTGAGCAAGACAACCGACGAAACCAAGGTCTTCTACGATCCCAACACACAGGAGGATGCCACCTATGCGCAGTTGATGAAGAAATGCATCTCTGACAATGAAACTGGACTTCCCTTGCTCCCGCTCGCTAAGAAGGCTCCAAAACCCAAAGAGGATCAACAGATTACAGAAGCCAAAACCAAAGAGGCCTTGAACCAGAGCACGGTGGAGCTGCACTACGGACCTTTCAAAGGCAGAAAGGTCACAATCTGGGAGATCATCACCTCCGAGTACATCACCGAGGAGAAGAGAATCGAGCTGATTCGCCAGTACCGAATGGGCCATGTGACAATAGAAAAGTTAATAAGGGTTGTGACGACCATAGTGGAGGAAAAGGAATCCTCTACAAAAGAAAAGCCCTGTTTTGAAGGTCTGAGGGAACCAGTTGCTGCCAGCACATTGATGAACGCCAACATCATTGACAAGGCCACATTTGAGCAGCTCCAGCAGGGCACAAAGACTCCTCAGGAAGTGAGTGAAGACGATAAAGTCAGGAAGTATCTGCAAGGCACAGACCGCATCGACGCCATCGCAATGGACGGAACAAACGAAAAGCTAAGCATATATCAAGcaatgaaaaataacattttgcaaGCTAACACTGGCCTCGCACTGCTCGAAGCCCAAGCTGGAACTGGTTTCATAA
This window of the Phyllopteryx taeniolatus isolate TA_2022b chromosome 21, UOR_Ptae_1.2, whole genome shotgun sequence genome carries:
- the pleca gene encoding plectin a isoform X16; its protein translation is MEPVRSRDFMEVLIQNGQDERDRVQKKTFTKWVNKHLAKHWKAEAQRHVSDLYEDLRDGHNLISLLEVLSGETLPREKGRMRFHKLQNVQIALDFLKRRQVKLVNIRNDDIADGNPKLTLGLIWTIILHFQISDIQVNGQSDDMTAKERLLLWSQRMVEGYQGLRCDNFTSNWRDGKLFNAIIHKHRPNLIDMSQVGRQTNQQNLELAFGVAERELGVTRLLDPEDVDVPHPDEKSIITYVSSLYDAMPRVPDVQDGVKANELELRWQEYYELVTTLLQWIRHHILVFEERKFPSSYEEIEVLWRQFLKFKETELPAKEADKNRSKHIFKSFEGAVQAGHVKVPSGYHPLDVEKEWGRLHVAILERERLLRTEFERLERLQRIVGKVQMESGVCEEQLNQVEALLQTDVRLLNSGKPAQHTAEVEADLEKAEGMIRFLFNDVQTLKDGRHLQAEQMYRRVYRLHERLVNLRSEYNFRLKSGVSVAQAPATQVSMTPVHGGATQARAAQVLQQAPVRLRPELDEVTLRYVRDLLGWVEENQQRVDQGEWGADLPAVESHLGNHRGLHLSVEEFRSKVERAKADETQISPVSKEAYRDYLSQLEQHYGKLLNSSKCRLRHLEQLHAFVTAATKELMWLNEKEEEEVNYDWSERNTNMAAKKDNYSGLMRELELREKKMSAAQVTGDKLLRDRHPGRKTVEAFAAALQTQWSWILQLCCCIESHLKENAAYFQFFADVKEAEDKLKKMQDTMRRKYTCDRSVTVTRLEDLLQDAADEKEQLSEFQTHLEGLKRRAKTVVQLKPRNPATAIKSKLPIQAVCDFKQMEITVHRGDECALLNNSQPYKWRVLNRHGSEATVPSICFLVPPTNKDAVNSVTGLDGNLQKLQTMWQSLFVDLRSLLSWQYLMRDIHIIKTWNISMFKTLTVEEYRLALRNLEQHYQDFLRDSQDSQAFGAEDRMQVESSYNKANRHYNTLVSTAEQGYVPPKTGEQDESVCRIYLSKLKDLRLRLEGCENRTVTRLRQLADKEPLKACALKTTEQMKVQTELEGLKKELNSVAEKAEEVLSSPQTSSSGPLLRSELDGTQKKMDHVYGLSSIYLDKLKAIDAVIRKTSDAEETLKSYETRLLDVHKVPTEEKEAEKHQSQIKKMKTESEADQAVFDRLQDELKRASAVHDKMTRVHSERDAELAHYRHLAAGLQDRWQAALAQLEVRKQELELIRRHMSAYRDGYEWLVRWLADAKRRQEEIQALPVRDGAALKEQLAEEKKLLDDIEKNKDKIDKCQKNAKDYIDSVKDYELQLLTYKALQDPAASPLKKPKLECASDDIIQEYVTLRTRYSELMTLVSQYIKFITDTHRRLVDDEKASEKLKEAEQKRLAEIQAELDKQRQLAEAHAQSVAKAEQEAEALKLKMKEEAGKRQDIAVDGERQKQSIQQELHELKSLSEQEIKTKNVQLEEALISRTRIEEEIRIIRLQLETTIKQKSTADVELQQLRDKAADSEKLRKTAQEEADRLRKQVAEETQKKKNAEDELKRKAEAEREASKKKQKALDDLEKFKMQAEEAERRMKQAEEEKLRQVKVVEEVAQKSAAAQLQSTSKSFSERATKLEESLKKEQGTVLQLQEEADKLRKQQEEASKAREQAEKELEMWRQKANEALRLRLKAEEEAQRKSQAQEEAERQKLEAERDAKKKAKAEEGALKQKENAEKELDKQRTFAEQIAQQKLSAEQECIRLKADFEHAEQQRSLLDNELQRLKNEVNTAENQRKKLEEELAKVRSEMDALLQMKVKAEKETLSNTEKTKQLLESEVLKMKQLADEAARLRSVAEEAKKQRQLAEEEAAKQRAEAEKILKEKLAAINEATRLKTQAEIALKAKEAENERLKRQAEDEAYQRKLLEDQAAQHKQDISEKMQHLQSSSNSELERQKTIIEETLRQRKVVEEEIHIIRINFEKASKDKLDLENELKKLKEIAEATQKSKLKAEKEAETLKQLAADEEKKRKEAEEKVKKITAAEEEAARQCKAAQEEVERLKKRAAEANKQREKAEKDAEQQVLLAKEAAQKCTTAEQKAQDVLSKNKEGDLAQEKLKEEFENAKKLAREAEKAKEKAEKEAALHRQKAEEAEKQKKAAEDEAAKQAKAQKDAEKLRKEAEREASKRAEAEAAALKQKQQADAEMTKHKKEAEQALKQKSQVEKELSTIKLQLDETDKQKAVLDEELQRVKGEVDDAIKQKAQVEDELSKVRIQMEELLKLKIQIESENKRLMKKDKDSAKKLLADEAERMKILAEEAARLSAEAEEAAKLRKTAESDLAEQRALAEKMLKEKMQAIQEATKLKAEAEDLQRQKDKAQEAAKKLLEDKQQIQQRLDEETEGFQKSLEAERKRKQEVLAEAEKLKAKVKELSDAQAKAQEEAKKFKKQAAEAKAHLEGSQQKATETVVQKLETQRLQSTREADDLKKAIIDLEKEREKLKKEAEELHKSSKEMALAQQEQIEQQKVILQKTFLTEKELLLKREKEVEDEKKQLEKQFKGEVSKAKALKQEQERQQKLIEDERNKLQGVMDDALRKQKEAEAEMMKKQKEMEVLEKKRNEQEKLLGEENKMLREKLNNLEMVAKGNASKIKEIEVQPARDAGEQLVSATVSVTTKKVYNGSEVDGVSPWAFDGIREKVPVERLHDIGVLTKKELDKLKKGKVSVQDLTKTDKIQSCLKGQSCIGGILTPSKEKVSIYQAMKDNKITPSTATTLLEAQAASGYLVDPVKNKLLSVDEAVKEQLIGPELHDKMLSAERAATGYKDPFTGDRISLFEAMKKDLIEKEQATRFLDVQLATGGIVDPINSHRVPLQTAYKQGQFDADMNKQMPDCKLFVEPSTQEALTYKQLLDKCTKDAGSGMMILPVTEKAGQSERTYTDAEMKEVFSTSNVDVPFGRFKGKTVTIWEVINSEYFTEEQRRELIRQYKTGKITVEKIIKIVITVVEDKEKNNENVLNGLRAPVPASELLESKVISKDLFNKLSNGKITVKELSEMDPVKKALQGTPSIAGLFDEPTKEKMPFYQAMKKELLSPETAVHLLEAQAATGFIIDPIKNERVPVDEAVKAGLVGPELHERLMSAERAVSGYKDPYSGKKVSLFEAMSKGLIKRDHGIRLLEAQLSTGGIIDPVKSYRVPHEVACKRSYLDEETSTTLSKTTDETKVFYDPNTQEDATYAQLMKKCISDNETGLPLLPLAKKAPKPKEDQQITEAKTKEALNQSTVELHYGPFKGRKVTIWEIITSEYITEEKRIELIRQYRMGHVTIEKLIRVVTTIVEEKESSTKEKPCFEGLREPVAASTLMNANIIDKATFEQLQQGTKTPQEVSEDDKVRKYLQGTDRIDAIAMDGTNEKLSIYQAMKNNILQANTGLALLEAQAGTGFITDPIKNIKYSVDDAVKAGAVGPELHEKLLSAEKAVTGYKDPYTGTKISLFQALKKELVLREHAIPLLEAQLNTGGLIDPVGSHRIPTEVAIQRGFLSKHMAKSLNEPSGDVRCFTNPNTNESVTYKQLLEKCVKDPNSGLCYLPLSKAEASPTEKSYKYTEEQAQADLANTQIEIPHKSFEGKSLTIWEIINSNMLPEEERRRLMEQYRLGTITKDRMLIIVIEIIEQREAEKVEQGMSCDIIRRRITIEELYSARIIDLHTYNLLKQEKMTISEIMAMPSVKQYLFGTGCIAGIMSDTPSKVSIYQAMKNGKIKPEVALTLLEAQAATGFIVDPVKDELLTVDEAVRKGLVGPELHDKLLSAERAVTGYKDPYSGKVISLFQAMKKDLVPEDYALRLLEAQNATGGLMDPEYYFRLPADVAMQRGYINKETLDRISEPAADVQGYTDPTTDENLTYAQLLKRCRLDKESGQRLLSLADRRLLFKGLRKQITVDELLRSQIIDQKTYNELTQGNISVEEVSRDLKKYLEGVSCIAGVFVEATKDCLSIYQAMKKNMIRPGTAFELLEAQAATGYVIDPIKNLKLNVNEAVKMGVVGPEFKDKLLSAERAVTGYRDPYSGKLISLFQAMKKDLILKDHGIRLLEAQIATGGIIDPQESHRLPVEAAYERGLFDEEMNHILTDPSDDTKGFFDPNSEENLTYLQLMERCMTDPQTGLALLLLKEKKRERKTSSKSSVRKRRVVIVDPETGKEMSVYEAYQKGLIDHQTYLELAEQECEWEEITSTSSAGVVKSKIIDRRSGRQYDIDDAISSGLIEKSALDQYRAGSLSITEFADMLSGNSSGVRSRSSSFGSTSSYTSSPMPSIKTPTVTWNDPTEESGPVAGILDTGTLEKVSVTEAIRRNLVDNITGQRLLEAQVCTGGIIDPNTGEKFSVTDAMNKGLVDKIMVDRISLAQKACNGFEDPRTKTKMSAAQALKKGWLYYEAGQRFLEVQYLTGGLIEPDVTHRVSLDDALKKGTLDARTAQKLRDVNTHSKYLTCPKTKLKISYKDALDRSMIEEGTGLRLLEASSQSSKGLYSPYSVSGSGSATGSRSGSRTGSRSGSRRGSFDATGSSFTTTFSSSSSSSYSSPSYGRRY